In Moorena sp. SIOASIH, the following proteins share a genomic window:
- the hxpB gene encoding hexitol phosphatase HxpB yields the protein MQDVAVIFDMDGLLIDSEPFWSKVEIEVFNDLGIPMNESMSSQTMGLRNDEVVKYWYARFPWTGMSQAEVCRTMIARMSDLLMTMGQPMPGAIEAVNLCRELNLPLALATSSPIGLIDTVLKRLDLKDAFDVITSAEAEEFGKPHPAVYLTASRRLGIEPTKCVALEDSVRGVISAKAASMACIAVPAPENLEDKRFAIADVTLNSLEQITEPWLKTFLAEYN from the coding sequence ATGCAGGATGTAGCTGTGATCTTTGATATGGATGGTTTACTAATTGATAGTGAACCGTTTTGGTCGAAGGTAGAAATCGAAGTCTTCAATGACCTTGGCATTCCCATGAACGAGAGTATGTCTTCTCAAACAATGGGTTTGCGAAACGATGAGGTGGTCAAGTATTGGTATGCTCGATTTCCTTGGACTGGTATGAGCCAAGCTGAGGTATGTCGAACAATGATCGCTCGGATGAGTGACCTATTGATGACCATGGGACAACCGATGCCAGGTGCAATTGAAGCCGTAAACTTGTGTCGGGAATTAAACTTACCCCTAGCCCTAGCCACTTCATCTCCCATCGGTCTAATTGATACAGTACTCAAACGGCTCGATTTAAAAGATGCCTTTGATGTGATTACATCAGCAGAAGCGGAGGAATTTGGTAAACCCCATCCAGCAGTATATCTCACCGCTAGCCGTCGTCTGGGTATAGAACCAACCAAGTGTGTTGCCTTAGAGGACTCGGTTCGTGGCGTGATTAGTGCCAAAGCTGCCAGCATGGCATGTATTGCAGTTCCAGCACCAGAAAATCTAGAGGATAAACGTTTTGCGATCGCAGATGTCACCCTTAATTCACTAGAACAGATCACTGAGCCTTGGCTGAAAACGTTTTTAGCTGAATATAACTAA
- a CDS encoding alcohol dehydrogenase catalytic domain-containing protein has protein sequence MRAAVLSKANQVEIREFPEPSKTQDNEVIAKVEFVGVCKTDQQLTAAGLDKDCILGHEVVCSLPNQKGHFALNNEISCGKCSYCLEGLTSHCINLQELGVNEHGGYAEQICAPINSLHPFELSNPSLGVLIEPLSCAVRGVKRILAGVNLLATSHPKVLVIGGGISGTIITYLLNHSPNFKGEIKVYDITKEPLPWLNKLGIERIQVPEPNQAHVVVECSGSPGGLATALDLVRKGGLVCIYGVPKPGISLPISPHELFMREIAVITSFAGATDETIAAAIASIKGDEAFFEQLLGRFIPLEKLPIELTNWSPQPGTRTVVDLDA, from the coding sequence ATGAGAGCAGCAGTTTTATCCAAAGCCAATCAAGTAGAAATTCGCGAGTTTCCTGAGCCTAGCAAGACTCAAGATAATGAAGTAATTGCTAAGGTGGAATTTGTGGGAGTCTGTAAAACAGACCAGCAACTAACCGCAGCAGGCTTAGATAAAGATTGTATTCTTGGTCATGAAGTAGTCTGTAGCCTGCCTAATCAAAAAGGTCATTTTGCCCTCAATAATGAGATTTCCTGTGGAAAATGTAGTTATTGTTTAGAGGGATTAACTAGTCACTGCATCAATCTCCAAGAACTTGGAGTAAATGAACATGGAGGGTATGCTGAGCAAATTTGTGCTCCTATAAATTCCCTACATCCTTTTGAATTATCCAATCCATCTTTAGGGGTGCTGATTGAGCCTTTAAGTTGTGCAGTAAGGGGAGTAAAACGGATTTTAGCTGGTGTTAATCTATTAGCTACTTCACACCCTAAAGTCCTGGTGATTGGGGGGGGGATTTCAGGTACTATAATTACCTACCTCCTAAATCATTCCCCCAACTTCAAGGGAGAGATTAAAGTCTATGATATCACCAAAGAGCCGCTCCCTTGGCTAAACAAATTGGGAATTGAACGGATCCAAGTTCCAGAACCAAACCAGGCACACGTGGTGGTGGAATGTTCCGGTTCACCAGGGGGTCTGGCTACAGCACTGGATCTTGTTCGTAAGGGCGGTTTAGTCTGTATCTATGGTGTTCCTAAACCAGGGATTTCTTTACCGATTTCTCCCCATGAGTTATTTATGCGAGAGATTGCGGTAATAACATCTTTTGCTGGTGCTACAGACGAAACCATTGCTGCTGCGATCGCATCCATCAAGGGCGACGAGGCATTCTTTGAACAACTGTTGGGTCGGTTTATCCCTCTCGAGAAGCTTCCTATAGAATTGACTAATTGGAGTCCACAGCCTGGAACCCGAACTGTTGTAGATCTCGACGCTTGA
- a CDS encoding aspartate aminotransferase family protein, which produces MTDINQGASKMAEEWDGNSIEMPFNQGVNKIPVLDKEKLDLPTTIDSQALREIDQEYLCWGDTVHYQERPIIVTGCKGGLVFDDEGKSYIDTGMWHSSCNFGYRNPEIESEVTKQLHTLPQANGDFLHREKLLIAKQVVDAMYERTGVKGRVSFNVGGALVVEDALKIIRKNTRKNKVAVMMGGYHGRSLGTLNLSSSHRYRQYFNEFSERAVMLPFANCAQCFYEKERETCDLYCERMIRKAFSNEFYGIASETSSEVGAIVVEPCQGRGYTIPPRDFFKGFISELREKHGLLVFDDEIQVGMYRTGKLFAFEHFGFVPDIITLSKSFTNGLSPVSLVWAREDLVAPDFFTPGHAHSNFANHPLGTAAALATWRYMLAQDYERSVPAKGLYFLTKLKELQARHSCVYSVDGLGLILNMVFADEKGIPYKGSAKLAASIAQDNDFIWKDQSWRMILQTGGYDLNVLKFAPYLDISYEEIDCTIGVLDQVLQKLDILLCPTAETVGAI; this is translated from the coding sequence ATGACCGACATTAACCAAGGAGCGTCAAAAATGGCTGAAGAATGGGATGGCAATAGTATAGAAATGCCCTTTAACCAAGGGGTCAACAAAATCCCAGTATTAGATAAAGAAAAACTAGATTTACCAACTACAATCGACAGCCAGGCTCTGCGCGAAATTGATCAGGAATATCTATGTTGGGGGGATACGGTTCACTATCAAGAACGACCAATCATTGTAACTGGTTGTAAGGGGGGATTGGTTTTCGACGATGAGGGCAAATCCTATATCGATACGGGAATGTGGCACTCAAGTTGTAACTTTGGGTATCGCAATCCAGAGATTGAATCAGAGGTTACTAAACAACTCCATACATTACCTCAAGCTAATGGCGACTTTCTACATCGTGAAAAATTATTAATCGCGAAACAAGTAGTAGATGCGATGTATGAAAGAACCGGTGTCAAAGGCCGAGTATCTTTTAATGTGGGCGGCGCACTTGTGGTGGAAGATGCCCTAAAGATTATTCGTAAAAACACCCGTAAGAATAAAGTAGCTGTGATGATGGGTGGTTATCATGGTCGCTCTCTTGGTACTCTCAACCTTTCGAGTAGTCATCGATATCGACAGTACTTTAATGAGTTCTCAGAACGGGCAGTTATGTTGCCGTTTGCTAACTGCGCTCAGTGTTTCTATGAAAAAGAACGAGAAACCTGTGACTTATACTGCGAGCGCATGATTCGCAAGGCATTCTCCAACGAATTTTATGGCATCGCAAGTGAAACTAGTTCAGAAGTGGGTGCCATAGTTGTAGAACCTTGTCAAGGACGAGGCTACACCATCCCACCCAGGGATTTCTTTAAAGGGTTTATCAGTGAGTTACGAGAAAAGCACGGACTTCTTGTATTTGATGACGAAATTCAAGTTGGGATGTACCGTACTGGTAAATTATTTGCCTTCGAACATTTTGGGTTTGTGCCAGACATTATTACGTTGAGCAAATCCTTCACCAATGGTTTGAGTCCAGTTAGCTTAGTCTGGGCGCGAGAAGACCTAGTAGCACCAGACTTTTTCACTCCTGGACACGCCCACAGCAACTTTGCTAACCATCCTCTCGGAACTGCTGCTGCTTTAGCAACATGGCGTTATATGCTGGCACAAGACTACGAAAGATCAGTACCAGCAAAAGGTTTGTACTTTTTGACCAAACTAAAAGAACTCCAAGCCCGTCATTCCTGTGTCTATAGCGTAGATGGACTCGGACTTATACTTAACATGGTTTTTGCTGATGAAAAGGGTATACCTTATAAAGGGTCTGCCAAACTAGCAGCAAGCATTGCTCAGGATAATGATTTTATTTGGAAAGACCAGAGTTGGCGCATGATTCTCCAAACCGGAGGATACGACCTGAACGTTTTGAAATTTGCTCCTTATCTTGATATCAGCTACGAGGAAATTGATTGCACTATTGGTGTTTTAGATCAAGTCCTACAAAAGCTTGATATCCTATTATGTCCAACCGCTGAAACCGTAGGAGCTATTTGA
- a CDS encoding non-ribosomal peptide synthetase: protein MTSCVNYFPNSESKFLSLVDLLGNRAQGMPNQQAYIFLENGETPSGSLTYGELDAKARAIAFHLQSMQGERALLLYPSGLEFITAFFGCLYAGVIAVPVYPPRRNQKLSRLLNIINDAQADVALTTTSILADIEQRWEEEAELAQLQLVATDTIVANGQEFVPQSVTRSSLAFLQYTSGSTGTPKGVMVTHGNIIHNQQIIHQAFGHSEQSIGVGWLPLFHDMGLIFNVVQPMYLGFPSILMPPVAFLQKPIRWLKAISNYKATTSGAPNFAYDLCVKKVQEEQLAFLDLSSWDAAFNGAEPVRADTLEQFGQKFANCGFNYSAFYPCYGMAETTLLATGGQKNQSPVIQGVLAGELEQNSVVESEISSDESRRLVGVGHPYLDTTVIIVNPESLTPSEPGQVGEIWVSGGSVTSGYWNRPQATKETFQAYLKDIGDGPFLRTGDLGFFSKGELFVTGRLKDLIIIRGRNHYPQDIELTVENSHPALRSHCSAAFSVERDGEERLVVAGEVERTHLRKLNTEEVVREIQIALSTEHELDVDGVVLLKTGSIPKTSSGKIQRRACKQGFLEGSLNVVGQWQKTLSQGEYVAPRTPTEEIIANIFASVLGVKDVGIHDNFFEIGGHSLLATQLISQLRVTFNREIPLRQVFSSPTIALISPKLTQLLTTENQLSLPLIQPRTDSEQLPLSSAQKRLWFLNQLEGISATYNIPVALRITGNLIINALEQALSEIISRHEVIRTSFSTINGTPTQVIHPDSTININVVDLQQYPDQERETILQQEVKQEATTPFDLEIAPLIRCKLWQLDTTEYVLVLTMHHIVSDGWSMGILIEELSSLYQAIAASEPSPLPELAIQYADFALWQRQWLTGEILENQFNYWKQELEGASELLKLPTDHPRPHVMSYQGSSESFSLTAELTQKLQQLSVNAGSTLFMTLQAAFATLLYRYSGQFDILIGSPIANRNRREIEPLIGFFVNTLVLRTRFEHNPSFSQLLRQVRETTLNAYEHQDVPFEQVVSALQPQRSLSHSPLFQVMFVLQNAPMGKLDLPGVTLSQFNQHSTIAKFDLTLSMTETEMGLVGTWEYNTDLFDGSTIKRMATHFQNLLSAIVENPQQVVSELPLLSVEERHQLLVEWNDTTSDYPKDKFIHQLVSEQVEKTPNAIAVVFDQQQLTYHQLNQRANQLAHHLQNLGVGPEVLVGICVERSIQMVVGLLGILKAGGAYVPLDPNYPPERLSYMLADSGAEVLLTQQSLRESLPQNQAQVLCLDSDWAAIEQHSGENLDVGVHSDNLAYVIYTSGSTGVPKGVLVAHRNLVNAYFAWEEAYQLKTEARKHLQMASLSFDVFGGDLVRALCSGGTLVLCPTIEDLLDAEKLYELMLFQEIDCAEFVPAVVRNLMEYLHETKQDLSFMKVMIVSSDSWYIEEYKKLRDLCNEKTHLINAYGVTEATVDSCYFDNICPRGLYEKLVPIGRPFANTKIYILDKHLQAVPIGVPGELYIGGYGLARGYLNRPELTTEKFITNPFCNSQSKRLYKTGDLARYLPDGNIEFIGRIDNQVKIRGFRIELGEIEAVLSTHPQIQQTVVIAREDIPGNKRLVAYIVSEEESLTTNQVREFLKQKLPDYMVPNAFVTLDTLPLTPNGKVDRFALPAPDGEITRENEYVAPRTTIELELTQIWSDVLNLTSVGVQDNFFELGGHSLLAVRLMSKIQQQFQINLPLATLFQSPTIEQLASLLGSSVNTQNPILVGIKTSGNQPPLFCIHPVGGNILCYAELARHLDQDYPVYGLQSLGLDGLQQPLTSVEEMASHYIEAIQQIQPQGPYHLIGWSLGGVIAYEMAQQLQAKNEPVALLTLIDSYAPTVIQMPSEIDQAMIVNLLAQDLGGLYGQELDISHETLRQLEPDEQVLHLFEQGKQQGILPSDLEIEQMRSLWKVLKANITAYYHYKPKAYPGSLLLINASQTSPGVIEDPTHGWGSLVNGDIQTHTITGDHYTIMKAPQVEGLTAELNNYLLNN, encoded by the coding sequence GTGACGAGTTGTGTAAATTATTTCCCCAATAGCGAGTCGAAATTCTTGAGTTTAGTGGATTTATTAGGCAACAGAGCGCAAGGGATGCCTAATCAGCAAGCCTATATCTTTCTGGAAAACGGAGAAACCCCCTCAGGGAGTCTTACTTATGGGGAATTAGATGCAAAAGCCCGAGCGATCGCATTTCATCTCCAATCCATGCAAGGAGAACGGGCTTTATTGCTATACCCTTCTGGATTAGAATTTATTACAGCTTTCTTTGGCTGTTTGTATGCGGGGGTAATAGCTGTGCCAGTTTATCCTCCAAGACGCAATCAGAAATTGTCTCGGTTGCTAAATATCATTAATGATGCTCAAGCTGATGTAGCACTGACCACCACATCGATACTGGCTGACATTGAGCAAAGGTGGGAAGAGGAAGCGGAGTTAGCGCAGTTGCAGTTGGTAGCTACAGATACAATTGTTGCTAATGGTCAAGAGTTTGTACCTCAATCAGTGACACGGTCGAGTTTGGCGTTTTTGCAATATACTTCCGGTTCCACAGGAACACCAAAGGGGGTGATGGTGACCCATGGCAATATCATCCACAACCAGCAGATAATCCATCAGGCATTTGGTCATAGCGAGCAGAGTATTGGTGTAGGTTGGTTGCCATTGTTCCATGATATGGGATTGATTTTTAATGTCGTACAGCCAATGTATCTGGGATTTCCCAGTATTCTGATGCCTCCAGTGGCATTTCTGCAGAAGCCGATTCGTTGGTTAAAGGCGATTTCTAACTATAAGGCGACTACCAGTGGCGCACCCAATTTTGCTTATGATTTATGTGTCAAAAAAGTTCAAGAAGAACAATTAGCATTTCTTGACTTGAGCAGCTGGGATGCGGCTTTCAATGGGGCAGAACCAGTACGGGCAGACACTCTGGAGCAATTTGGTCAAAAATTTGCGAACTGTGGTTTTAATTACAGTGCCTTTTATCCTTGCTATGGCATGGCGGAGACTACTCTGCTTGCTACCGGTGGACAGAAGAATCAATCGCCGGTGATTCAGGGGGTATTGGCAGGGGAATTAGAACAAAATTCGGTAGTAGAGAGTGAAATTTCCTCGGATGAAAGTCGAAGGTTGGTGGGTGTTGGTCATCCTTACCTGGACACAACAGTAATTATCGTTAACCCTGAGTCGTTAACTCCGAGTGAACCAGGACAAGTAGGAGAGATTTGGGTTAGCGGTGGAAGTGTAACTTCTGGGTATTGGAATCGCCCCCAAGCAACAAAAGAAACCTTTCAAGCTTATCTGAAAGATATAGGGGACGGACCTTTTTTACGTACAGGGGACTTAGGTTTTTTTAGTAAGGGGGAACTGTTTGTTACAGGAAGACTAAAGGATCTAATTATCATTAGAGGTCGCAATCATTATCCCCAAGATATTGAATTAACTGTTGAAAACAGCCATCCTGCTTTACGAAGTCATTGTAGTGCTGCCTTTTCTGTAGAGAGGGATGGAGAGGAACGCTTGGTGGTTGCTGGTGAGGTGGAACGAACTCACCTACGCAAGCTGAACACAGAGGAGGTAGTTAGAGAAATTCAAATCGCCCTATCAACAGAACATGAATTAGACGTTGATGGGGTGGTTTTGTTGAAGACGGGGAGTATTCCTAAGACCTCTAGTGGAAAGATTCAACGGCGTGCTTGTAAGCAAGGATTTTTAGAAGGGAGTTTGAATGTCGTAGGCCAGTGGCAGAAAACTTTATCCCAGGGTGAATACGTAGCACCACGCACCCCAACCGAAGAAATAATCGCCAACATCTTCGCTTCTGTTCTAGGAGTGAAAGATGTAGGAATACATGACAACTTCTTTGAAATCGGAGGACATTCTCTACTTGCCACTCAATTAATTTCCCAACTGCGAGTAACCTTCAACAGAGAAATACCCCTAAGACAAGTATTTTCAAGCCCGACAATCGCTCTTATTTCGCCGAAATTAACCCAATTACTGACCACAGAAAACCAATTAAGTCTTCCTTTGATTCAACCAAGAACCGATAGTGAACAATTACCCCTATCATCGGCTCAAAAAAGACTGTGGTTCCTCAACCAACTAGAAGGAATTAGTGCCACTTATAACATACCAGTAGCCCTTAGAATCACTGGCAACTTGATCATTAACGCCCTAGAACAAGCCTTATCAGAAATAATCAGTCGTCACGAAGTAATACGGACAAGTTTCTCCACTATTAATGGCACACCAACACAGGTAATTCACCCCGACAGCACCATCAACATCAATGTAGTAGACCTACAACAATACCCAGACCAAGAACGGGAAACCATCTTACAGCAAGAAGTAAAACAGGAAGCAACAACCCCCTTTGACCTAGAGATAGCACCATTAATCCGTTGTAAATTATGGCAACTAGACACTACCGAGTATGTGTTAGTGCTGACGATGCACCACATAGTCTCTGATGGTTGGTCGATGGGAATATTAATCGAAGAACTATCAAGTTTATATCAAGCAATAGCGGCATCAGAACCATCCCCCTTACCCGAATTAGCGATTCAATATGCTGACTTTGCCCTTTGGCAAAGACAATGGTTAACTGGGGAAATCCTAGAAAACCAATTTAATTACTGGAAACAGGAATTAGAGGGTGCTTCAGAATTATTAAAATTACCCACAGACCATCCTCGTCCCCATGTAATGAGTTACCAGGGGAGTAGTGAAAGTTTTAGTTTAACCGCTGAACTAACCCAGAAGCTGCAACAGTTGTCTGTGAACGCAGGTAGTACCTTATTTATGACCCTGCAGGCAGCGTTTGCCACCTTACTCTATCGTTACAGTGGACAATTTGATATTTTAATTGGTTCACCCATAGCCAATCGCAACCGCCGTGAAATAGAGCCACTAATTGGCTTCTTTGTCAATACCTTGGTGTTGAGAACTCGTTTTGAACATAATCCCAGTTTTTCCCAGTTGCTCAGGCAAGTTAGGGAAACCACACTCAACGCTTATGAACATCAGGATGTACCTTTTGAACAGGTAGTATCCGCATTGCAACCCCAACGGTCTTTGAGTCATTCCCCCCTGTTCCAGGTGATGTTTGTGCTACAGAATGCACCGATGGGAAAATTAGACTTACCAGGTGTGACATTGAGTCAGTTCAATCAACACAGTACGATTGCTAAGTTTGATTTGACCCTGTCAATGACGGAAACAGAGATGGGATTGGTGGGGACATGGGAATACAACACAGACTTATTTGATGGGTCAACTATTAAAAGGATGGCTACTCATTTCCAGAACTTGTTGTCAGCAATTGTGGAAAATCCCCAACAAGTAGTCTCAGAGTTACCTTTATTGAGTGTAGAGGAACGTCATCAACTGTTAGTGGAGTGGAATGATACTACCAGTGACTATCCCAAAGATAAATTCATTCATCAGTTAGTCTCCGAGCAGGTCGAGAAAACACCCAATGCTATAGCCGTGGTGTTTGACCAACAGCAGTTGACTTACCATCAATTAAATCAAAGGGCGAACCAATTAGCACATCACCTACAAAACTTAGGAGTAGGACCAGAGGTACTGGTAGGTATTTGTGTGGAACGTTCTATACAGATGGTCGTGGGATTGTTAGGGATATTGAAGGCTGGTGGTGCTTATGTACCCCTCGATCCTAATTATCCCCCAGAACGACTGAGTTATATGTTGGCAGATTCGGGTGCTGAGGTGTTGTTGACTCAACAGTCGTTACGAGAATCTTTGCCACAAAATCAAGCACAGGTGCTTTGCTTGGATAGTGATTGGGCAGCGATAGAGCAACACAGTGGAGAGAATCTTGATGTTGGGGTTCACTCAGATAATTTGGCTTATGTGATTTATACTTCTGGTTCTACAGGAGTTCCGAAGGGGGTTTTAGTTGCTCACCGTAATTTGGTTAATGCTTACTTTGCTTGGGAAGAGGCGTATCAACTCAAAACCGAAGCCAGAAAACACCTACAAATGGCTAGTTTGTCATTTGATGTTTTTGGAGGAGATTTAGTTCGTGCCCTTTGTTCTGGAGGAACATTAGTTTTATGCCCGACGATTGAAGATCTTTTGGATGCTGAGAAACTCTATGAATTGATGCTCTTTCAAGAGATTGATTGTGCTGAGTTTGTCCCTGCGGTAGTCAGAAATTTAATGGAATATCTTCACGAAACTAAGCAGGATTTGAGTTTCATGAAGGTAATGATAGTTAGTTCAGATAGCTGGTACATAGAGGAATATAAAAAATTAAGGGATTTGTGTAATGAAAAAACACATTTAATCAATGCCTATGGAGTAACAGAAGCTACTGTTGATAGTTGTTACTTTGACAATATTTGCCCACGAGGACTGTATGAAAAGTTAGTTCCGATTGGACGTCCATTTGCTAATACCAAAATCTACATCCTAGACAAACACCTCCAAGCAGTACCCATAGGAGTACCAGGAGAGTTGTACATCGGAGGTTATGGACTAGCCAGAGGATACCTCAATCGCCCAGAACTAACCACAGAAAAATTCATCACTAATCCCTTCTGTAATTCCCAATCCAAACGCCTTTACAAAACAGGAGACCTAGCGAGATACCTACCAGACGGTAACATTGAATTTATCGGTCGCATCGATAACCAAGTTAAAATTCGAGGCTTCCGCATCGAACTAGGGGAAATCGAAGCAGTCCTGTCCACCCACCCCCAAATCCAACAAACAGTAGTAATTGCCCGAGAAGATATTCCTGGTAACAAACGCTTAGTCGCCTACATAGTCAGTGAGGAAGAATCACTAACTACCAACCAAGTCAGAGAATTCCTTAAACAAAAACTACCAGACTACATGGTGCCCAATGCTTTTGTTACTTTAGACACCCTCCCCTTAACACCAAATGGCAAAGTAGACCGTTTTGCGCTGCCCGCACCTGATGGGGAAATTACCCGAGAAAATGAATACGTCGCACCACGTACAACCATAGAACTTGAACTGACTCAAATCTGGTCAGACGTTTTGAATCTCACCTCTGTCGGAGTACAAGATAACTTCTTTGAGCTGGGCGGTCATTCCCTTCTAGCTGTCCGTTTAATGTCCAAAATTCAACAACAATTCCAAATCAATTTACCTTTAGCAACCCTTTTCCAAAGTCCCACCATTGAACAACTAGCGAGCCTTCTGGGTTCTTCAGTAAATACACAAAACCCCATCTTAGTGGGCATTAAAACCAGTGGAAACCAACCTCCATTATTCTGTATTCACCCGGTTGGTGGCAATATCCTCTGTTATGCAGAGTTAGCTCGTCATTTAGATCAAGATTATCCAGTATATGGTTTACAATCTCTCGGTTTAGATGGACTACAGCAACCCTTAACTTCTGTTGAGGAGATGGCATCCCATTATATTGAGGCAATACAGCAAATTCAACCCCAAGGTCCCTATCATCTCATTGGCTGGTCTCTCGGAGGTGTAATTGCTTATGAGATGGCACAACAATTACAGGCTAAAAATGAGCCAGTGGCTCTTCTAACGTTAATAGACAGTTATGCACCTACTGTAATTCAGATGCCTTCAGAAATAGATCAAGCCATGATAGTAAATCTATTGGCTCAAGATTTGGGAGGTCTCTATGGTCAAGAGTTAGATATATCCCATGAAACACTTAGACAACTTGAACCAGACGAACAAGTTTTGCATCTATTTGAGCAAGGCAAACAGCAAGGGATATTGCCATCAGACCTAGAAATAGAGCAAATGCGTTCTTTATGGAAAGTTTTGAAAGCAAATATTACGGCATATTATCATTATAAACCAAAAGCTTATCCAGGTTCACTTCTCCTTATAAATGCTAGTCAAACTTCCCCAGGAGTAATTGAAGACCCAACCCACGGCTGGGGTTCTCTAGTTAATGGTGACATCCAAACTCACACTATTACTGGAGATCATTACACTATTATGAAAGCCCCTCAAGTTGAGGGTCTAACTGCAGAATTGAACAACTATCTATTGAACAACTAG